The following proteins are co-located in the Zonotrichia albicollis isolate bZonAlb1 chromosome 1, bZonAlb1.hap1, whole genome shotgun sequence genome:
- the GPAA1 gene encoding glycosylphosphatidylinositol anchor attachment 1 protein isoform X3, giving the protein MGGTPKYPEAPQSMGGLLLQLNTPLCILSYLSGLTWFLLLPALAPRTYLSENAMGSTMVGEGSDLGARALALARDFGGHKRKAGGMPVAWLEQAMFQLGLEVHVQPFSRTLPFPDEAHERYLVRGTNVFGVLRAPRAASTEALLLLVPCSEGSKNNQAVGLLLALAGYCRGQVYWAKDLIFLVTEHDLLGTQAWLEAYHDVNLTDIQSGGIPGRAGAIQAALALELSSDVVTSVDVAVEGLNGQLPNLDLLNLFHSFCLKSGLLCTFQGKLPPPEGPSGPAYAQSLRTLGLMVLGQAGGGPGGAHGLFLRFRIEALTLRGINSFRQHKFDLGVLGRTLEGMFRKLNNLLERLHQSYFLYLLPSLSRFVSIGSYVPSLALLLLVLALRALDLWMRLSRGEEGEGETPPGEARGSLLWLVPPILVSWGAGTALYLLPVRGQAVATQHFPVGEAEAVVLALIGIYVAGMALPHSTHRALSGGGQRGWMSLKLVALLALALLLSCLALLNFSLGFLLGATLVPPAAAVRPGGNRLPLAVLLVLTTPGLSLFLAVLLERELLEAPAGLGEAWQRFLGALGQGLLQEHLHGAHLSPLLCLGAYPCWLLLWNVLFWK; this is encoded by the exons CATCCTGAGTTACCTGTCGGGGCTCACCtggttcctgctgctccccgcCCTGGCGCCCCGCACGTACCTGTCCGAGAACGCCATGGGCTCCACCATGGTGGGCGAGGGCTCCGACCTGGGGGCGCGGGCGCTGGCGCTGGCCCGGGACTTCGGGGGGCACAAGAGGAAAGCGGG GGGCATGCCCGTGGCGTGGCTGGAGCAGGCCATGTTCCAGCTGGGGCTCGAGGTCCATGTGCAGCCCTTCAGCCGCACGCTGCCCTTCCCCGACGAGGCCCACGAGCGATAC ctggtCCGGGGCACCAACGTTTTCGGGGTGCTCCGTGCCCCCCGCGCTGCCAGCACGgaggcgctgctgctgctggtgccctgCTCCGAGGGCAGCAAGAACAACCAGGccgtggggctgctgctggcactggccgGGTACTGCCGAG GCCAGGTGTACTGGGCCAAGGATCTCATCTTCCTGGTGACCGAGCACgacctgctggggacacaggccTGGCTGGAGGCCTACCACGATGTCAACCTTACTG acATCCAATCTGGAGGAATCCCAGGCCGGGCAGGGGccatccaggccgcgctggccCTGGAGCTCAGCTCGGACGTGGTGACCAGCGTGGACGTGGCCGTGGAGGGGCTGAATGGACAACTGCCCAACCTGGACCTGCTGAACCTCTTCCACTCCTTCTGCCTCAAGAGCGGCCTGCTCTGCACCTTCCAGGGAAAG CTGCCCCCCCCGGAAGGCCCCTCAGGCCCCGCCTATGCCCAGAGCCTGCGCACGCTGGGGCTGATGGTGCTGGGCCAGGCCGGGGGCGGGCCCGGAGGGGCTCACGGGCTCTTCCTGCGCTTCCGCATCGAGGCCCTGACCCTGAGGGGCATCAACAGCTTCCGGCAGCACAAGTtcgacctgggggtgctgggcag gaCCCTGGAGGGAATGTTCCGGAAGCTGAACAACCTTCTGGAGCGGCTGCACCAATCCTATTTCCTGTACCTGCTGCCCTCGCTGTCCCGCTTCGTGTCCATCGGCTCCTacgtgcccagcctggccctgctgctgctcgtgCTGGCCCTGCG CGCCCTGGACCTGTGGATGCGGCTGAGCCGGGGCgaggagggggagggggagacCCCCCCCGGGGAG GCTCGGGGGTCCCTGCTGTGGCTGGTGCCCCCCATCCTGGTGTCCTggggggctggcactgccctgtaCCTGCTGCCCGTGCGGGGCCAGGCCGTGGCCACCCAGCACTTCCCCGTGGGCGAGGCCGAGGCCGTGGTGCTGGCACTGATTGGCATCTACGTGGCGGGGATGGCGCTGCCCCACAGCACGCACAG ggcccTGTCCGGGGGTGGCCAGCGT GGCTGGATGTCCCTCAAGCtggtggccctgctggccctggccctgctgctctcgTGCCTGGCCCTGCTCAACTTCTCCCTGGGCTTCCTGCTGGGCGccaccctggtgccacctgcGGCTGCTGTGAGACCCGGGGGAAacag GCTGCCCCTGGCCGTGCTCCTGGTTCTCACCACGCCGGGTCTGTCGCTGTTCCTGGCGGTGCTGCTGGAgcgggagctgctggaggcacCGGCGGGGCTGGGCGAGGCCTGGCAGCGCTTCCTGGGGGCGctgggccaggggctgctgcaggagcacctGCACGGGGCGCACCTGagccccctgctctgcctgggggcGTACccgtgctggctgctgctgtggaacgtgctcTTCTGGAAATAA
- the GPAA1 gene encoding glycosylphosphatidylinositol anchor attachment 1 protein isoform X5 translates to MGGTPKYPEAPQSMGGLLLQLNTPLCILSYLSGLTWFLLLPALAPRTYLSENAMGSTMVGEGSDLGARALALARDFGGHKRKAGGMPVAWLEQAMFQLGLEVHVQPFSRTLPFPDEAHERYLVRGTNVFGVLRAPRAASTEALLLLVPCSEGSKNNQAVGLLLALAGYCRGQVYWAKDLIFLVTEHDLLGTQAWLEAYHDVNLTDIQSGGIPGRAGAIQAALALELSSDVVTSVDVAVEGLNGQLPNLDLLNLFHSFCLKSGLLCTFQGKLPPPEGPSGPAYAQSLRTLGLMVLGQAGGGPGGAHGLFLRFRIEALTLRGINSFRQHKFDLGVLGRTLEGMFRKLNNLLERLHQSYFLYLLPSLSRFVSIGSYVPSLALLLLVLALRALDLWMRLSRGEEGEGETPPGEARGSLLWLVPPILVSWGAGTALYLLPVRGQAVATQHFPVGEAEAVVLALIGIYVAGMALPHSTHRALSGGGQRGWMSLKLVALLALALLLSCLALLNFSLGFLLGATLVPPAAAVRPGGNRLPLAVLLVLTTPGLSLFLAVLLERELLEAPAGLGEAWQRFLGALGQGLLQEHLHGAHLSPLLCLGAYPCWLLLWNVLFWK, encoded by the exons CATCCTGAGTTACCTGTCGGGGCTCACCtggttcctgctgctccccgcCCTGGCGCCCCGCACGTACCTGTCCGAGAACGCCATGGGCTCCACCATGGTGGGCGAGGGCTCCGACCTGGGGGCGCGGGCGCTGGCGCTGGCCCGGGACTTCGGGGGGCACAAGAGGAAAGCGGG AGGGATGCCCGTGGCCTGGCTGGAGCAG GCCATGTTCCAGCTGGGGCTCGAGGTCCATGTGCAGCCCTTCAGCCGCACGCTGCCCTTCCCCGACGAGGCCCACGAGCGATAC ctggtCCGGGGCACCAACGTTTTCGGGGTGCTCCGTGCCCCCCGCGCTGCCAGCACGgaggcgctgctgctgctggtgccctgCTCCGAGGGCAGCAAGAACAACCAGGccgtggggctgctgctggcactggccgGGTACTGCCGAG GCCAGGTGTACTGGGCCAAGGATCTCATCTTCCTGGTGACCGAGCACgacctgctggggacacaggccTGGCTGGAGGCCTACCACGATGTCAACCTTACTG acATCCAATCTGGAGGAATCCCAGGCCGGGCAGGGGccatccaggccgcgctggccCTGGAGCTCAGCTCGGACGTGGTGACCAGCGTGGACGTGGCCGTGGAGGGGCTGAATGGACAACTGCCCAACCTGGACCTGCTGAACCTCTTCCACTCCTTCTGCCTCAAGAGCGGCCTGCTCTGCACCTTCCAGGGAAAG CTGCCCCCCCCGGAAGGCCCCTCAGGCCCCGCCTATGCCCAGAGCCTGCGCACGCTGGGGCTGATGGTGCTGGGCCAGGCCGGGGGCGGGCCCGGAGGGGCTCACGGGCTCTTCCTGCGCTTCCGCATCGAGGCCCTGACCCTGAGGGGCATCAACAGCTTCCGGCAGCACAAGTtcgacctgggggtgctgggcag gaCCCTGGAGGGAATGTTCCGGAAGCTGAACAACCTTCTGGAGCGGCTGCACCAATCCTATTTCCTGTACCTGCTGCCCTCGCTGTCCCGCTTCGTGTCCATCGGCTCCTacgtgcccagcctggccctgctgctgctcgtgCTGGCCCTGCG CGCCCTGGACCTGTGGATGCGGCTGAGCCGGGGCgaggagggggagggggagacCCCCCCCGGGGAG GCTCGGGGGTCCCTGCTGTGGCTGGTGCCCCCCATCCTGGTGTCCTggggggctggcactgccctgtaCCTGCTGCCCGTGCGGGGCCAGGCCGTGGCCACCCAGCACTTCCCCGTGGGCGAGGCCGAGGCCGTGGTGCTGGCACTGATTGGCATCTACGTGGCGGGGATGGCGCTGCCCCACAGCACGCACAG ggccctgTCCGGCGGTGGCCAGCGCGGCTGGATGTCCCTCAAGCtggtggccctgctggccctggccctgctgctctcgTGCCTGGCCCTGCTCAACTTCTCCCTGGGCTTCCTGCTGGGCGccaccctggtgccacctgcGGCTGCTGTGAGACCCGGGGGAAacag GCTGCCCCTGGCCGTGCTCCTGGTTCTCACCACGCCGGGTCTGTCGCTGTTCCTGGCGGTGCTGCTGGAgcgggagctgctggaggcacCGGCGGGGCTGGGCGAGGCCTGGCAGCGCTTCCTGGGGGCGctgggccaggggctgctgcaggagcacctGCACGGGGCGCACCTGagccccctgctctgcctgggggcGTACccgtgctggctgctgctgtggaacgtgctcTTCTGGAAATAA
- the GPAA1 gene encoding glycosylphosphatidylinositol anchor attachment 1 protein isoform X7 has translation MGGTPKYPEAPQSMGGLLLQLNTPLCILSYLSGLTWFLLLPALAPRTYLSENAMGSTMVGEGSDLGARALALARDFGGHKRKAGGMPVAWLEQAMFQLGLEVHVQPFSRTLPFPDEAHERYLVRGTNVFGVLRAPRAASTEALLLLVPCSEGSKNNQAVGLLLALAGYCRGQVYWAKDLIFLVTEHDLLGTQAWLEAYHDVNLTDIQSGGIPGRAGAIQAALALELSSDVVTSVDVAVEGLNGQLPNLDLLNLFHSFCLKSGLLCTFQGKLPPPEGPSGPAYAQSLRTLGLMVLGQAGGGPGGAHGLFLRFRIEALTLRGINSFRQHKFDLGVLGRTLEGMFRKLNNLLERLHQSYFLYLLPSLSRFVSIGSYVPSLALLLLVLALRALDLWMRLSRGEEGEGETPPGEARGSLLWLVPPILVSWGAGTALYLLPVRGQAVATQHFPVGEAEAVVLALIGIYVAGMALPHSTHRALSGGGQRGWMSLKLVALLALALLLSCLALLNFSLGFLLGATLVPPAAAVRPGGNRLPLAILLVLTTPGLSLFLGVSGWSQVSLTPLPISGCPWPCSWFSPPRICRCSWVVPGWSQDGPRCL, from the exons CATCCTGAGTTACCTGTCGGGGCTCACCtggttcctgctgctccccgcCCTGGCGCCCCGCACGTACCTGTCCGAGAACGCCATGGGCTCCACCATGGTGGGCGAGGGCTCCGACCTGGGGGCGCGGGCGCTGGCGCTGGCCCGGGACTTCGGGGGGCACAAGAGGAAAGCGGG GGGCATGCCCGTGGCGTGGCTGGAGCAGGCCATGTTCCAGCTGGGGCTCGAGGTCCATGTGCAGCCCTTCAGCCGCACGCTGCCCTTCCCCGACGAGGCCCACGAGCGATAC ctggtCCGGGGCACCAACGTTTTCGGGGTGCTCCGTGCCCCCCGCGCTGCCAGCACGgaggcgctgctgctgctggtgccctgCTCCGAGGGCAGCAAGAACAACCAGGccgtggggctgctgctggcactggccgGGTACTGCCGAG GCCAGGTGTACTGGGCCAAGGATCTCATCTTCCTGGTGACCGAGCACgacctgctggggacacaggccTGGCTGGAGGCCTACCACGATGTCAACCTTACTG acATCCAATCTGGAGGAATCCCAGGCCGGGCAGGGGccatccaggccgcgctggccCTGGAGCTCAGCTCGGACGTGGTGACCAGCGTGGACGTGGCCGTGGAGGGGCTGAATGGACAACTGCCCAACCTGGACCTGCTGAACCTCTTCCACTCCTTCTGCCTCAAGAGCGGCCTGCTCTGCACCTTCCAGGGAAAG CTGCCCCCCCCGGAAGGCCCCTCAGGCCCCGCCTATGCCCAGAGCCTGCGCACGCTGGGGCTGATGGTGCTGGGCCAGGCCGGGGGCGGGCCCGGAGGGGCTCACGGGCTCTTCCTGCGCTTCCGCATCGAGGCCCTGACCCTGAGGGGCATCAACAGCTTCCGGCAGCACAAGTtcgacctgggggtgctgggcag gaCCCTGGAGGGAATGTTCCGGAAGCTGAACAACCTTCTGGAGCGGCTGCACCAATCCTATTTCCTGTACCTGCTGCCCTCGCTGTCCCGCTTCGTGTCCATCGGCTCCTacgtgcccagcctggccctgctgctgctcgtgCTGGCCCTGCG CGCCCTGGACCTGTGGATGCGGCTGAGCCGGGGCgaggagggggagggggagacCCCCCCCGGGGAG GCTCGGGGGTCCCTGCTGTGGCTGGTGCCCCCCATCCTGGTGTCCTggggggctggcactgccctgtaCCTGCTGCCCGTGCGGGGCCAGGCCGTGGCCACCCAGCACTTCCCCGTGGGCGAGGCCGAGGCCGTGGTGCTGGCACTGATTGGCATCTACGTGGCGGGGATGGCGCTGCCCCACAGCACGCACAG ggccctgTCCGGCGGTGGCCAGCGCGGCTGGATGTCCCTCAAGCtggtggccctgctggccctggccctgctgctctcgTGCCTGGCCCTGCTCAACTTCTCCCTGGGCTTCCTGCTGGGCGccaccctggtgccacctgcGGCTGCTGTGAGACCCGGGGGAAacag GCTGCCCCTGGCCATCCTGCTGGTTCTCACCACGCCGGGTCTGTCGCTGTTcctgggggtctcagggtggtCCCAGGTGTCTCTAACCCCCCTCCCCATTTCAGGCTGCCCCTGGCCGTGCTCCTGGTTCTCACCACCCCGGATCTGTCGCTGTTCCTGGGTGGTTCCTGGGTGGTCTCAGGATGGTCCCAGGTGTCTCTAA
- the GPAA1 gene encoding glycosylphosphatidylinositol anchor attachment 1 protein isoform X1 → MGGTPKYPEAPQSMGGLLLQLNTPLCILSYLSGLTWFLLLPALAPRTYLSENAMGSTMVGEGSDLGARALALARDFGGHKRKAGGMPVAWLEQAMFQLGLEVHVQPFSRTLPFPDEAHERYLVRGTNVFGVLRAPRAASTEALLLLVPCSEGSKNNQAVGLLLALAGYCRGQVYWAKDLIFLVTEHDLLGTQAWLEAYHDVNLTDIQSGGIPGRAGAIQAALALELSSDVVTSVDVAVEGLNGQLPNLDLLNLFHSFCLKSGLLCTFQGKLPPPEGPSGPAYAQSLRTLGLMVLGQAGGGPGGAHGLFLRFRIEALTLRGINSFRQHKFDLGVLGRTLEGMFRKLNNLLERLHQSYFLYLLPSLSRFVSIGSYVPSLALLLLVLALRALDLWMRLSRGEEGEGETPPGEARGSLLWLVPPILVSWGAGTALYLLPVRGQAVATQHFPVGEAEAVVLALIGIYVAGMALPHSTHRALSGGGQRGWMSLKLVALLALALLLSCLALLNFSLGFLLGATLVPPAAAVRPGGNRLPLAVLLVLTTPGLSLFLAVLLERELLEAPAGLGEAWQRFLGALGQGLLQEHLHGAHLSPLLCLGAYPCWLLLWNVLFWK, encoded by the exons CATCCTGAGTTACCTGTCGGGGCTCACCtggttcctgctgctccccgcCCTGGCGCCCCGCACGTACCTGTCCGAGAACGCCATGGGCTCCACCATGGTGGGCGAGGGCTCCGACCTGGGGGCGCGGGCGCTGGCGCTGGCCCGGGACTTCGGGGGGCACAAGAGGAAAGCGGG GGGCATGCCCGTGGCGTGGCTGGAGCAGGCCATGTTCCAGCTGGGGCTCGAGGTCCATGTGCAGCCCTTCAGCCGCACGCTGCCCTTCCCCGACGAGGCCCACGAGCGATAC ctggtCCGGGGCACCAACGTTTTCGGGGTGCTCCGTGCCCCCCGCGCTGCCAGCACGgaggcgctgctgctgctggtgccctgCTCCGAGGGCAGCAAGAACAACCAGGccgtggggctgctgctggcactggccgGGTACTGCCGAG GCCAGGTGTACTGGGCCAAGGATCTCATCTTCCTGGTGACCGAGCACgacctgctggggacacaggccTGGCTGGAGGCCTACCACGATGTCAACCTTACTG acATCCAATCTGGAGGAATCCCAGGCCGGGCAGGGGccatccaggccgcgctggccCTGGAGCTCAGCTCGGACGTGGTGACCAGCGTGGACGTGGCCGTGGAGGGGCTGAATGGACAACTGCCCAACCTGGACCTGCTGAACCTCTTCCACTCCTTCTGCCTCAAGAGCGGCCTGCTCTGCACCTTCCAGGGAAAG CTGCCCCCCCCGGAAGGCCCCTCAGGCCCCGCCTATGCCCAGAGCCTGCGCACGCTGGGGCTGATGGTGCTGGGCCAGGCCGGGGGCGGGCCCGGAGGGGCTCACGGGCTCTTCCTGCGCTTCCGCATCGAGGCCCTGACCCTGAGGGGCATCAACAGCTTCCGGCAGCACAAGTtcgacctgggggtgctgggcag gaCCCTGGAGGGAATGTTCCGGAAGCTGAACAACCTTCTGGAGCGGCTGCACCAATCCTATTTCCTGTACCTGCTGCCCTCGCTGTCCCGCTTCGTGTCCATCGGCTCCTacgtgcccagcctggccctgctgctgctcgtgCTGGCCCTGCG CGCCCTGGACCTGTGGATGCGGCTGAGCCGGGGCgaggagggggagggggagacCCCCCCCGGGGAG GCTCGGGGGTCCCTGCTGTGGCTGGTGCCCCCCATCCTGGTGTCCTggggggctggcactgccctgtaCCTGCTGCCCGTGCGGGGCCAGGCCGTGGCCACCCAGCACTTCCCCGTGGGCGAGGCCGAGGCCGTGGTGCTGGCACTGATTGGCATCTACGTGGCGGGGATGGCGCTGCCCCACAGCACGCACAG ggccctgTCCGGCGGTGGCCAGCGCGGCTGGATGTCCCTCAAGCtggtggccctgctggccctggccctgctgctctcgTGCCTGGCCCTGCTCAACTTCTCCCTGGGCTTCCTGCTGGGCGccaccctggtgccacctgcGGCTGCTGTGAGACCCGGGGGAAacag GCTGCCCCTGGCCGTGCTCCTGGTTCTCACCACGCCGGGTCTGTCGCTGTTCCTGGCGGTGCTGCTGGAgcgggagctgctggaggcacCGGCGGGGCTGGGCGAGGCCTGGCAGCGCTTCCTGGGGGCGctgggccaggggctgctgcaggagcacctGCACGGGGCGCACCTGagccccctgctctgcctgggggcGTACccgtgctggctgctgctgtggaacgtgctcTTCTGGAAATAA
- the GPAA1 gene encoding glycosylphosphatidylinositol anchor attachment 1 protein isoform X8 — MGGTPKYPEAPQSMGGLLLQLNTPLCILSYLSGLTWFLLLPALAPRTYLSENAMGSTMVGEGSDLGARALALARDFGGHKRKAGGMPVAWLEQAMFQLGLEVHVQPFSRTLPFPDEAHERYLVRGTNVFGVLRAPRAASTEALLLLVPCSEGSKNNQAVGLLLALAGYCRGQVYWAKDLIFLVTEHDLLGTQAWLEAYHDVNLTDIQSGGIPGRAGAIQAALALELSSDVVTSVDVAVEGLNGQLPNLDLLNLFHSFCLKSGLLCTFQGKLPPPEGPSGPAYAQSLRTLGLMVLGQAGGGPGGAHGLFLRFRIEALTLRGINSFRQHKFDLGVLGRTLEGMFRKLNNLLERLHQSYFLYLLPSLSRFVSIGSYVPSLALLLLVLALRALDLWMRLSRGEEGEGETPPGEARGSLLWLVPPILVSWGAGTALYLLPVRGQAVATQHFPVGEAEAVVLALIGIYVAGMALPHSTHRALSGGGQRGWMSLKLVALLALALLLSCLALLNFSLGFLLGATLVPPAAAVRPGGNRLPLAILLVLTTPGWSLFLVVSGWSQVSLTPLPIAGCPWLCSWFSPRRVCRCSWGSQGSQRGPRCL; from the exons CATCCTGAGTTACCTGTCGGGGCTCACCtggttcctgctgctccccgcCCTGGCGCCCCGCACGTACCTGTCCGAGAACGCCATGGGCTCCACCATGGTGGGCGAGGGCTCCGACCTGGGGGCGCGGGCGCTGGCGCTGGCCCGGGACTTCGGGGGGCACAAGAGGAAAGCGGG GGGCATGCCCGTGGCGTGGCTGGAGCAGGCCATGTTCCAGCTGGGGCTCGAGGTCCATGTGCAGCCCTTCAGCCGCACGCTGCCCTTCCCCGACGAGGCCCACGAGCGATAC ctggtCCGGGGCACCAACGTTTTCGGGGTGCTCCGTGCCCCCCGCGCTGCCAGCACGgaggcgctgctgctgctggtgccctgCTCCGAGGGCAGCAAGAACAACCAGGccgtggggctgctgctggcactggccgGGTACTGCCGAG GCCAGGTGTACTGGGCCAAGGATCTCATCTTCCTGGTGACCGAGCACgacctgctggggacacaggccTGGCTGGAGGCCTACCACGATGTCAACCTTACTG acATCCAATCTGGAGGAATCCCAGGCCGGGCAGGGGccatccaggccgcgctggccCTGGAGCTCAGCTCGGACGTGGTGACCAGCGTGGACGTGGCCGTGGAGGGGCTGAATGGACAACTGCCCAACCTGGACCTGCTGAACCTCTTCCACTCCTTCTGCCTCAAGAGCGGCCTGCTCTGCACCTTCCAGGGAAAG CTGCCCCCCCCGGAAGGCCCCTCAGGCCCCGCCTATGCCCAGAGCCTGCGCACGCTGGGGCTGATGGTGCTGGGCCAGGCCGGGGGCGGGCCCGGAGGGGCTCACGGGCTCTTCCTGCGCTTCCGCATCGAGGCCCTGACCCTGAGGGGCATCAACAGCTTCCGGCAGCACAAGTtcgacctgggggtgctgggcag gaCCCTGGAGGGAATGTTCCGGAAGCTGAACAACCTTCTGGAGCGGCTGCACCAATCCTATTTCCTGTACCTGCTGCCCTCGCTGTCCCGCTTCGTGTCCATCGGCTCCTacgtgcccagcctggccctgctgctgctcgtgCTGGCCCTGCG CGCCCTGGACCTGTGGATGCGGCTGAGCCGGGGCgaggagggggagggggagacCCCCCCCGGGGAG GCTCGGGGGTCCCTGCTGTGGCTGGTGCCCCCCATCCTGGTGTCCTggggggctggcactgccctgtaCCTGCTGCCCGTGCGGGGCCAGGCCGTGGCCACCCAGCACTTCCCCGTGGGCGAGGCCGAGGCCGTGGTGCTGGCACTGATTGGCATCTACGTGGCGGGGATGGCGCTGCCCCACAGCACGCACAG ggccctgTCCGGCGGTGGCCAGCGCGGCTGGATGTCCCTCAAGCtggtggccctgctggccctggccctgctgctctcgTGCCTGGCCCTGCTCAACTTCTCCCTGGGCTTCCTGCTGGGCGccaccctggtgccacctgcGGCTGCTGTGAGACCCGGGGGAAacag GCTGCCCCTGGCCATCCTGCTGGTTCTCACCACCCCGGGTTGGTCTCTGTTCCTGGTGGTCTCAGGGTGGTCCCAGGTGTCTCTAACCCCCCTCCCCATTgcaggctgcccctggctgtgctcctggTTCTCACCACGCCGGGTCTGTCGCTGTTcctgggggtctcaggggtctCAGCGTGGTCCCAGGTGTCTCTAA
- the GPAA1 gene encoding glycosylphosphatidylinositol anchor attachment 1 protein isoform X11 produces the protein MHPELPVGAHLVPAAPRPGAPHVPVRERHGLHHGGRGLRPGGAGAGAGPGLRGAQEESGLVRGTNVFGVLRAPRAASTEALLLLVPCSEGSKNNQAVGLLLALAGYCRGQVYWAKDLIFLVTEHDLLGTQAWLEAYHDVNLTDIQSGGIPGRAGAIQAALALELSSDVVTSVDVAVEGLNGQLPNLDLLNLFHSFCLKSGLLCTFQGKLPPPEGPSGPAYAQSLRTLGLMVLGQAGGGPGGAHGLFLRFRIEALTLRGINSFRQHKFDLGVLGRTLEGMFRKLNNLLERLHQSYFLYLLPSLSRFVSIGSYVPSLALLLLVLALRALDLWMRLSRGEEGEGETPPGEARGSLLWLVPPILVSWGAGTALYLLPVRGQAVATQHFPVGEAEAVVLALIGIYVAGMALPHSTHRALSGGGQRGWMSLKLVALLALALLLSCLALLNFSLGFLLGATLVPPAAAVRPGGNRLPLAVLLVLTTPGLSLFLAVLLERELLEAPAGLGEAWQRFLGALGQGLLQEHLHGAHLSPLLCLGAYPCWLLLWNVLFWK, from the exons CATCCTGAGTTACCTGTCGGGGCTCACCtggttcctgctgctccccgcCCTGGCGCCCCGCACGTACCTGTCCGAGAACGCCATGGGCTCCACCATGGTGGGCGAGGGCTCCGACCTGGGGGCGCGGGCGCTGGCGCTGGCCCGGGACTTCGGGGGGCACAAGAGGAAAGCGGG ctggtCCGGGGCACCAACGTTTTCGGGGTGCTCCGTGCCCCCCGCGCTGCCAGCACGgaggcgctgctgctgctggtgccctgCTCCGAGGGCAGCAAGAACAACCAGGccgtggggctgctgctggcactggccgGGTACTGCCGAG GCCAGGTGTACTGGGCCAAGGATCTCATCTTCCTGGTGACCGAGCACgacctgctggggacacaggccTGGCTGGAGGCCTACCACGATGTCAACCTTACTG acATCCAATCTGGAGGAATCCCAGGCCGGGCAGGGGccatccaggccgcgctggccCTGGAGCTCAGCTCGGACGTGGTGACCAGCGTGGACGTGGCCGTGGAGGGGCTGAATGGACAACTGCCCAACCTGGACCTGCTGAACCTCTTCCACTCCTTCTGCCTCAAGAGCGGCCTGCTCTGCACCTTCCAGGGAAAG CTGCCCCCCCCGGAAGGCCCCTCAGGCCCCGCCTATGCCCAGAGCCTGCGCACGCTGGGGCTGATGGTGCTGGGCCAGGCCGGGGGCGGGCCCGGAGGGGCTCACGGGCTCTTCCTGCGCTTCCGCATCGAGGCCCTGACCCTGAGGGGCATCAACAGCTTCCGGCAGCACAAGTtcgacctgggggtgctgggcag gaCCCTGGAGGGAATGTTCCGGAAGCTGAACAACCTTCTGGAGCGGCTGCACCAATCCTATTTCCTGTACCTGCTGCCCTCGCTGTCCCGCTTCGTGTCCATCGGCTCCTacgtgcccagcctggccctgctgctgctcgtgCTGGCCCTGCG CGCCCTGGACCTGTGGATGCGGCTGAGCCGGGGCgaggagggggagggggagacCCCCCCCGGGGAG GCTCGGGGGTCCCTGCTGTGGCTGGTGCCCCCCATCCTGGTGTCCTggggggctggcactgccctgtaCCTGCTGCCCGTGCGGGGCCAGGCCGTGGCCACCCAGCACTTCCCCGTGGGCGAGGCCGAGGCCGTGGTGCTGGCACTGATTGGCATCTACGTGGCGGGGATGGCGCTGCCCCACAGCACGCACAG ggccctgTCCGGCGGTGGCCAGCGCGGCTGGATGTCCCTCAAGCtggtggccctgctggccctggccctgctgctctcgTGCCTGGCCCTGCTCAACTTCTCCCTGGGCTTCCTGCTGGGCGccaccctggtgccacctgcGGCTGCTGTGAGACCCGGGGGAAacag GCTGCCCCTGGCCGTGCTCCTGGTTCTCACCACGCCGGGTCTGTCGCTGTTCCTGGCGGTGCTGCTGGAgcgggagctgctggaggcacCGGCGGGGCTGGGCGAGGCCTGGCAGCGCTTCCTGGGGGCGctgggccaggggctgctgcaggagcacctGCACGGGGCGCACCTGagccccctgctctgcctgggggcGTACccgtgctggctgctgctgtggaacgtgctcTTCTGGAAATAA